Proteins co-encoded in one Nicotiana sylvestris chromosome 7, ASM39365v2, whole genome shotgun sequence genomic window:
- the LOC104215799 gene encoding uncharacterized protein yields MDLDRPHHRTAATTSSSTTSELFICFTSRLSSSSSSMKLSKSILSPGRARDAPLSLSTSLSRRLKSNGSIKGGQASPMFPITGKKRGSGFENPEPSSPKVTCIGQVRVKTKKKVKQSRSLSKRRSASGEVSFRKLEQASEAFNQTDDRLLLKNQRYSQGNSNVHYQQQECVNHRNQRWVHLPLTICEALRAFGAEFSCLFPCRSSCFSTNEREKEEKAEAYREGDNEHRSCGAVFARWLVALQDGEGGKRRDIELVVASGEEERTTEGRHSSTMRSSRRHVFEDIEFKDENIVEMERGHNEEKGRVSICIPPKNALLLMRCRSDPMKMAALTNRFRESSPVPEDEYYDEEQEEEVGELDKEENLRENKHMEVVDSQKCEPSNEVIPSEHRVSVDLDEIKEINPEEAEVIMEMEEESREQEMLETKLETCELTAEIEQEEGKEETKIESFVAEVDSQLEQLAQLVNQTTELYQEDIQIQQLLEEGVTEMTSDTSEIEDKTESEQATLEEEEKFKSAIAKEIQDILLLRGIEEKPTVTQHESEYEEQEQAENTPFTEPEKQDKVEYTNEAQNEEKESVLPECLLLMMCEPKLSMEVSKETWVCRRDFLRWLPERKQQVKQPKKEVIVPEEQPKRRRSTDTKPSTEHRNKHMLQPPRSSCSLPAATGMSMATMIEQKLVNAVAYEPFVLTRCKSEPMRTAAAKLAPDTCFWKNRKIEPHRSATFGVGAAGVGF; encoded by the coding sequence ATGGACTTAGACCGACCCCATCATCGCACAGCCGCTACAACAAGTAGCAGTACAACAAGTGAGCTCTTTATCTGTTTTACTTCTCgcctttcttcttcatcttcttccatGAAACTCTCCAAATCCATTCTCAGTCCTGGTCGTGCACGTGACGCGCCTCTCTCTCTTTCCACTTCCCTCAGCCGTAGACTTAAATCAAACGGTAGCATTAAGGGTGGCCAAGCTTCTCCTATGTTTCCCATCACCGGTAAGAAACGCGGGTCGGGTTTCGAAAACCCGGAGCCATCTTCACCAAAAGTCACTTGTATTGGTCAGGTTCGGGTGAAAACCAAGAAGAAGGTGAAACAATCACGTAGCTTGTCCAAAAGACGTAGTGCAAGCGGCGAGGTGAGTTTTAGAAAACTAGAGCAAGCCTCTGAGGCATTTAATCAAACAGATGATAGACTATTGTTAAAGAATCAGAGGTACTCGCAAGGGAACTCAAACGTGCATTACCAGCAACAAGAATGCGTTAATCATAGAAATCAAAGGTGGGTTCATTTGCCTTTAACAATTTGTGAAGCTTTAAGGGCTTTTGGGGCGGAGTTCAGCTGTTTGTTCCCATGTCGTTCGTCGTGTTTTTCGACtaatgaaagagaaaaggaagaaaaagctGAAGCTTACAGGGAAGGTGATAATGAACACAGATCATGTGGTGCTGTGTTTGCTAGATGGTTAGTGGCATTGCAAGATGGGGAAGGAGGAAAAAGGAGGGATATTGAGTTGGTAGTGGCAAGTGGTGAAGAGGAAAGAACAACAGAGGGGAGGCATAGTAGTACAATGAGGAGTTCAAGAAGGCATGTGTTTGAAGATATTGAGTTCAAGGATGAGAATATTGTTGAAATGGAGAGGGGCCATAATGAAGAGAAAGGTAGAGTTAGTATTTGTATTCCGCCCAAGAATGCTCTGCTTCTAATGAGATGTAGATCTGATCCTATGAAAATGGCAGCTCTTACCAATCGCTTCAGGGAGTCATCACCTGTTCCAGAAGATGAATATTATGATGAGGAACAAGAGGAAGAAGTGGGAGAACTAGACAAGGAAGAAAATTTGAGAGAAAATAAGCATATGGAAGTAGTAGATAGTCAGAAATGTGAACCTAGTAATGAGGTTATACCATCTGAACATAGAGTTTCAGTAGATCTTGATGAAATAAAAGAGATTAATCCAGAAGAAGCAGAGGTTATTATGGAAATGGAAGAAGAAAGCAGGGAGCAGGAAATGCTTGAAACAAAGCTAGAAACTTGTGAATTAACAGCAGAAATTGAGCAAGAAGAGGGAAAAGAAGAGACCAAAATTGAGTCTTTTGTAGCAGAAGTTGATTCCCAGCTTGAACAATTAGCCCAACTGGTTAATCAAACAACTGAATTATATCAAGAAGATATCCAAATTCAACAGCTCCTTGAGGAAGGAGTAACAGAAATGACCTCTGATACTAGTGAAATAGAGGATAAAACAGAAAGTGAACAAGCtacattggaagaagaagaaaaatttaaGTCAGCCATCGCAAAAGAAATTCAAGACATACTCCTGCTGAGAGGCATAGAGGAGAAGCCAACAGTAACTCAACATGAATCTGAATATGAAGAACAAGAACAAGCAGAAAATACACCATTTACAGAACCAGAGAAGCAAGACAAAGTTGAATATACCAATGAGGCTCAAAACGAAGAAAAAGAATCAGTTTTGCCAGAGTGTTTGCTACTAATGATGTGTGAACCCAAGCTATCAATGGAGGTATCAAAAGAAACATGGGTCTGTCGAAGGGACTTTCTCAGATGGTTACCAGAGAGGAAACAACAAGTCAAACAACCAAAGAAAGAGGTTATTGTTCCTGAAGAACAACCCAAAAGGCGGCGGAGTACTGACACTAAACCTAGTACGGAACATAGGAACAAACACATGTTACAACCACCTAGGTCGTCGTGTTCTTTACCGGCGGCGACGGGGATGTCCATGGCAACCATGATCGAGCAGAAGCTTGTGAATGCAGTGGCTTACGAGCCGTTTGTGTTAACAAGGTGCAAGTCTGAGCCGATGAGGACGGCGGCGGCTAAGCTGGCGCCGGATACTTGTTTTTGGAAGAATAGAAAGATTGAGCCTCATCGATCCGCAACGTTCGGAGTCGGGGCGGCTGGGGTCGGGTTCTGA
- the LOC138873216 gene encoding uncharacterized protein, with amino-acid sequence MTITLVVGECTLNVVSAYALQAGLAEEIKRHFWEGLDEIMCNILPAERLFIGEDFNGHIGSAAGGYTEVHGGFGFGERNRGGTSLLNFAKAFELVIANSSFSKRDEHLVTFQSLVAKTRLTISSSGEEIEGCARIARLS; translated from the coding sequence ATGACTATTACGTTGGTGGTTGGTGagtgtactttaaatgtcgttagcgcatACGCGCTGCAAGCAGGGTTGGCTGAGGAGATTAAAAGGCATTTTTGGGAAGGGTTGGATGAGATTATGTGTAATATTCTGCCCgccgagaggttattcataggcgaagatttcaatggtcatattgggtcggcTGCAGGTGGatatactgaggtgcatggcggcttcgGTTTTGGGGAAAGGAATAGAGGGGGCACTTCGTTGTTGAACTTCGCCAAGGCATTTGAGTTGGTGATTGCGAACTCAAGTTTTTCGAAGCGGGATGAGCACTTAGTTACTTTCCAAAGTTTGGTGGCGAAGACTAGATTGACTATTTCCTCCTCGGGAGAGGAGatagaaggttgtgcgaggattgcaagGTTATCCTAG